A window from Actinomycetospora corticicola encodes these proteins:
- the rpsK gene encoding 30S ribosomal protein S11 yields MPPRTRAGAAGAKKVRRREKKNISQGQAHIKSTFNNTIVSITDPSGAVIAWASAGHVGFKGSRKSTPFAAQMAAENAARKAAEHGMKKVDVFVKGPGSGRETAIRSLQAAGLEVGTISDVTPQPHNGCRPPKRRRV; encoded by the coding sequence ATGCCACCCAGGACCCGCGCCGGCGCCGCCGGCGCCAAGAAGGTGCGCCGCCGGGAGAAGAAGAACATCTCCCAGGGCCAGGCCCACATCAAGAGCACGTTCAACAACACCATCGTCTCGATCACCGACCCCAGCGGTGCGGTGATCGCGTGGGCCTCCGCCGGCCACGTCGGCTTCAAGGGCTCGCGCAAGTCGACGCCGTTCGCCGCCCAGATGGCCGCCGAGAACGCGGCCCGCAAGGCGGCCGAGCACGGCATGAAGAAGGTCGACGTGTTCGTCAAGGGCCCGGGCTCGGGCCGTGAGACCGCCATCCGTTCGCTGCAGGCCGCGGGCCTCGAGGTCGGGACCATCTCCGACGTCACCCCGCAGCCGCACAACGGCTGCCGCCCGCCGAAGCGTCGTCGGGTCTAG
- a CDS encoding adenylate kinase, which produces MRIVLVGPPGAGKGTQAARLSERLDAPHISTGDLFRDNMKNGTELGKEAQRYVDAGDLVPDEVTVAMVKDRLAQPDAAEGFLLDGFPRNTSQADELDKVLGELDQRLDAVLLFEVDDEELIQRLTARGRSDDTEDVIRNRQEVYRRETAPLIEYYRDLLVKVDAMGSMDEVTDRATDALADEPED; this is translated from the coding sequence ATGAGGATCGTTCTGGTGGGACCGCCCGGGGCCGGGAAGGGCACGCAGGCGGCTCGGCTGTCGGAGCGGCTCGACGCCCCGCACATCTCCACCGGCGACCTCTTCCGCGACAACATGAAGAACGGGACCGAGCTCGGCAAGGAGGCCCAGCGGTACGTCGACGCGGGCGACCTGGTGCCGGACGAGGTCACCGTCGCGATGGTCAAGGACCGGCTCGCGCAGCCGGACGCGGCGGAGGGCTTCCTCCTCGACGGGTTCCCGCGGAACACCTCGCAGGCCGACGAGCTGGACAAGGTCCTCGGTGAGCTCGACCAGCGCCTCGACGCGGTCCTGCTGTTCGAGGTCGACGACGAGGAGCTCATCCAGCGACTGACGGCCCGCGGGCGTTCGGACGACACCGAGGACGTCATCCGCAACCGGCAGGAGGTCTACCGCCGGGAGACCGCCCCGCTGATCGAGTACTACCGGGACCTCCTGGTCAAGGTCGACGCCATGGGCTCCATGGACGAGGTCACCGACCGGGCGACCGACGCGCTGGCCGACGAGCCGGAGGACTGA
- the map gene encoding type I methionyl aminopeptidase, with amino-acid sequence MTAGLGRVAGRLSGGRIGSEIQLKSRGEIEAMRAAGLVVAEALSRVTAAATVGVSTKDLDELAETTIREAGAVPSFLGYHGFPGSICASVNAEVVHGIPAATTVLADGDLLSVDCGAILEGWHGDAAVTLQIGTARPGDTALSAACRASMWAGIAEVRPGNRLGDVSHAVEHEVGRHHRPDGGPFGIVADYGGHGIGTEMHMEPFLPNVGRPGTGLRLREGMVLAIEPMLTAGDPETDELDDEWTVVTLDGGRAAHWEHTVAVTDHGPWVLTAAAETERSGARPDGTDG; translated from the coding sequence ATGACCGCCGGCCTCGGACGCGTCGCCGGGCGGCTGTCCGGCGGTCGCATCGGCTCGGAGATCCAGCTCAAGAGTCGCGGTGAGATCGAGGCGATGCGGGCCGCCGGCCTCGTCGTGGCCGAGGCCCTGTCCCGGGTCACGGCCGCCGCGACGGTCGGGGTGTCGACGAAGGACCTCGACGAGCTCGCCGAGACCACGATCCGCGAGGCGGGCGCGGTCCCGTCCTTCCTCGGCTACCACGGCTTCCCGGGCAGCATCTGCGCCTCGGTGAACGCCGAGGTCGTCCACGGCATCCCCGCGGCCACCACCGTGCTGGCCGACGGCGACCTCCTCTCGGTCGACTGCGGCGCGATCCTCGAGGGCTGGCACGGCGACGCGGCGGTGACCCTGCAGATCGGGACCGCACGGCCGGGGGACACCGCGCTCTCGGCCGCCTGCCGCGCCTCGATGTGGGCGGGGATCGCCGAGGTCCGGCCGGGCAACCGGCTGGGCGACGTCTCGCACGCCGTCGAGCACGAGGTCGGCCGGCACCACCGCCCCGACGGCGGCCCGTTCGGCATCGTCGCGGACTACGGCGGCCACGGCATCGGCACCGAGATGCACATGGAGCCGTTCCTGCCGAACGTGGGCCGACCCGGGACCGGGCTCCGGCTGCGCGAGGGCATGGTGCTCGCGATCGAGCCGATGCTCACCGCGGGCGACCCGGAGACCGACGAGCTCGACGACGAGTGGACCGTGGTGACGCTCGACGGCGGGCGCGCGGCCCATTGGGAGCACACCGTCGCCGTCACCGACCACGGGCCCTGGGTGCTGACGGCGGCCGCGGAGACGGAGCGCAGCGGAGCTCGACCCGATGGCACGGACGGATAG
- the rpsE gene encoding 30S ribosomal protein S5, with the protein MPGTQRREGGGQGGRDRDRQGGGRGGAQDRSATLERVVAINRVAKVVKGGRRFSFTALVIVGNGDGEVGVGYGKAKEVPAAIAKGVEEAKKNFFRVPRIAGTITHPVQGEDAAGVVLLRPASPGTGVIAGGPVRAVLECAGIQDILSKSLGSQNAINIVHATVAALKALQVPEAVAARRGLPLDEVAPARMLRQRAGQGV; encoded by the coding sequence ATGCCGGGCACTCAGCGCCGCGAGGGCGGCGGCCAGGGCGGGCGCGACCGCGACCGTCAGGGCGGCGGCCGCGGCGGCGCCCAGGACAGGTCGGCGACGCTCGAGCGCGTCGTCGCCATCAACCGCGTGGCCAAGGTCGTCAAGGGCGGCCGTCGCTTCAGCTTCACCGCGCTCGTCATCGTCGGCAACGGCGACGGCGAGGTCGGGGTGGGCTACGGCAAGGCCAAGGAGGTGCCGGCCGCGATCGCCAAGGGCGTGGAGGAGGCGAAGAAGAACTTCTTCCGCGTCCCGCGCATCGCCGGCACCATCACGCACCCGGTGCAGGGCGAGGACGCCGCGGGCGTCGTGCTCCTGCGCCCCGCGAGCCCCGGTACCGGCGTCATCGCCGGTGGCCCGGTGCGCGCGGTCCTGGAGTGCGCGGGGATCCAGGACATCCTGTCCAAGTCCCTGGGCAGCCAGAACGCCATCAACATCGTGCACGCCACGGTGGCGGCCCTGAAGGCGCTGCAGGTCCCCGAGGCCGTCGCGGCGCGCCGCGGGCTGCCGCTCGACGAGGTCGCGCCGGCGCGGATGCTGCGTCAGCGCGCCGGTCAGGGGGTCTGA
- the rplO gene encoding 50S ribosomal protein L15, whose product MADSSAPLKLHHLRPAPGSKTEKTRVGRGEGSKGKTAGRGTKGTGARKNVPARFEGGQMPLQMRLPKLKGFRNRNKVVAQVVNIGDLARLFPNGGEIGPAELVAAGAVRAGHPVKVLGEGDLGSVTLQVSAHAFSGSAAEKIGAAGGSTTVL is encoded by the coding sequence ATGGCCGACAGCTCAGCACCGCTGAAGCTCCACCACCTCCGTCCGGCTCCCGGGAGCAAGACGGAGAAGACCCGCGTGGGTCGCGGTGAGGGCTCGAAGGGCAAGACGGCCGGTCGCGGCACGAAGGGCACGGGCGCCCGCAAGAACGTGCCCGCGCGCTTCGAGGGCGGCCAGATGCCGCTGCAGATGCGCCTGCCGAAGCTCAAGGGCTTCCGCAACCGCAACAAGGTCGTCGCGCAGGTCGTCAACATCGGCGACCTCGCGCGGCTGTTCCCGAACGGCGGTGAGATCGGTCCGGCCGAGCTCGTCGCCGCCGGCGCCGTCCGTGCCGGGCACCCGGTCAAGGTGCTCGGCGAGGGCGACCTCGGATCGGTGACGCTGCAGGTGAGCGCGCACGCGTTCTCCGGCTCCGCCGCCGAGAAGATCGGTGCCGCGGGCGGGTCGACGACCGTCCTGTAG
- the rpmD gene encoding 50S ribosomal protein L30, translating into MADLKVTQVKSGIGGKRNQRETLRSLGLRRIGATVTRPDDPQNRGMIHTVRHLVTVEEV; encoded by the coding sequence ATGGCCGACCTCAAGGTCACCCAGGTCAAGTCCGGGATCGGGGGCAAGCGCAACCAGCGCGAGACCCTCCGGTCGCTGGGCCTGCGCCGTATCGGCGCCACGGTCACGCGCCCGGACGACCCGCAGAACCGCGGGATGATCCACACCGTGCGGCACCTCGTCACCGTCGAGGAGGTCTGA
- the rpmJ gene encoding 50S ribosomal protein L36 produces MKVQPSVKRICAKCQVVRRHGRVMVICDNLRHKQRQG; encoded by the coding sequence GTGAAGGTCCAGCCGAGCGTCAAGCGAATCTGCGCGAAGTGCCAGGTGGTCCGCCGTCACGGGCGGGTCATGGTCATCTGCGACAACCTGCGGCACAAGCAGCGTCAGGGCTGA
- the secY gene encoding preprotein translocase subunit SecY, whose amino-acid sequence MLGPVRSALATPDLRKKILFTLGIVAVYRLGATLPAPGVSYTNVQACLRQVEGGDSQSVYALINLFSGGALLQLSIFALGIMPYITASIIVQLLTVVIPRFEQLKKEGQSGQGTLTQYTRYLTIALAILQSTGIVALADRGQLFQNCDPSQFPILPNAGIFDLAVIVLVMTAGTAIIMWFGELVTERGVGNGMSLLIFCSIAARIPAEGQQILSSSGGLVFAVVCVFGLAIIASVVFVEQGQRRIPVQYAKRMVGRRMYGGTSTYLPLKVNQAGVIPVIFGSSLLYLPDLLSRLVGNSTSGFAVFVQNYLANQSNPVHIVLYFALIIFFTYFYVAITFNPEERADEMKKFGGFIPGIRPGRPTAEYLQYVLSRITLPGSIYLGIIAVLPNFFLGITGQGQNQNFPFGGTAVLIMVGVGLDTVKQIESQLMQRNYEGFLR is encoded by the coding sequence GTGCTCGGCCCCGTGCGGTCCGCGCTGGCGACGCCGGACCTGCGCAAGAAGATCCTGTTCACGCTCGGCATCGTCGCGGTGTACCGGTTGGGTGCGACCCTGCCGGCGCCGGGTGTCTCGTACACCAACGTGCAGGCCTGTCTGCGCCAGGTCGAAGGCGGCGACTCCCAGAGCGTCTACGCCCTGATCAACCTGTTCTCCGGCGGCGCGCTGCTGCAGCTGTCGATCTTCGCCCTGGGCATCATGCCCTACATCACGGCGAGCATCATCGTCCAGCTGCTCACCGTGGTCATCCCGCGGTTCGAGCAGCTGAAGAAGGAGGGGCAGTCCGGGCAGGGCACCCTCACGCAGTACACGCGGTACCTCACGATCGCCCTGGCGATCCTGCAGTCCACGGGCATCGTGGCGCTGGCCGACCGCGGGCAGCTCTTCCAGAACTGCGACCCGAGCCAGTTCCCGATCCTGCCGAACGCCGGCATCTTCGACCTCGCGGTCATCGTCCTCGTCATGACGGCGGGCACCGCGATCATCATGTGGTTCGGCGAGCTCGTCACCGAGCGCGGCGTCGGCAACGGCATGTCGCTGCTGATCTTCTGCTCGATCGCGGCCCGCATCCCGGCCGAGGGGCAGCAGATCCTCTCCAGCTCCGGCGGTCTCGTCTTCGCCGTGGTCTGCGTCTTCGGCCTCGCCATCATCGCGAGCGTCGTGTTCGTCGAGCAGGGCCAGCGGCGCATCCCCGTCCAGTACGCGAAGCGCATGGTCGGGCGCCGGATGTACGGCGGGACGTCGACCTACCTGCCGTTGAAGGTCAACCAGGCCGGTGTCATCCCGGTGATCTTCGGGTCGTCGCTGCTCTACCTGCCCGACCTGCTCTCGCGGCTCGTGGGCAACTCGACGTCGGGCTTCGCGGTCTTCGTCCAGAACTACCTGGCGAACCAGTCGAACCCGGTCCACATCGTCCTGTACTTCGCGTTGATCATCTTCTTCACGTACTTCTACGTGGCGATCACGTTCAACCCGGAGGAACGCGCCGACGAGATGAAGAAGTTCGGCGGCTTCATCCCCGGCATCCGCCCGGGTCGGCCGACGGCGGAGTACCTGCAGTACGTGCTGTCGCGGATCACCTTGCCGGGATCGATCTACCTCGGCATCATCGCTGTCCTCCCGAACTTCTTCCTGGGTATCACGGGCCAGGGTCAGAACCAGAACTTCCCCTTCGGCGGGACCGCGGTGCTGATCATGGTCGGTGTCGGCCTGGACACCGTGAAGCAGATCGAGAGCCAGCTGATGCAGCGCAACTACGAGGGTTTCCTGCGCTGA
- a CDS encoding DUF1707 SHOCT-like domain-containing protein: MVEQGAVRVSDAEREQVATRLVAAHGEGRLTLAEYDERVRAAHAAVVRDDLAPLLADLPGPTSAGADGAVARAARPAPTRRRDGAMPLPFAPPFPVPGAGPCAGGRGAVAAWAVVSVVNVVIWLAVSVGSAAVVYPWWIWVAGPWGLALALGGLGRAAVRPRT; encoded by the coding sequence ATGGTGGAGCAGGGTGCGGTGCGGGTGTCGGACGCCGAGCGGGAGCAGGTCGCGACGCGGCTGGTGGCGGCCCACGGCGAGGGGCGCCTGACGCTGGCGGAGTACGACGAGCGGGTGCGGGCGGCCCACGCCGCCGTGGTGCGTGACGACCTCGCGCCGCTGCTCGCGGACCTGCCCGGGCCGACGTCGGCCGGGGCCGACGGCGCGGTGGCACGAGCGGCCCGACCGGCGCCGACCCGACGTCGGGACGGTGCGATGCCCCTGCCGTTCGCGCCGCCGTTCCCCGTCCCCGGGGCGGGTCCCTGCGCCGGCGGCCGGGGTGCGGTCGCCGCGTGGGCGGTGGTGAGCGTCGTCAACGTCGTGATCTGGCTGGCGGTGTCGGTCGGGTCCGCCGCGGTGGTGTACCCGTGGTGGATCTGGGTCGCCGGGCCGTGGGGCCTCGCGCTCGCACTCGGCGGGCTCGGGCGGGCGGCGGTCCGCCCCCGGACGTGA
- a CDS encoding SDR family NAD(P)-dependent oxidoreductase → MDVDGVVALVTGGASGLGRATVEKLHAKGASVVIVDLPSSAGADVAAGLGERAVFSPADVTDPEQVTQAIDAAAGLGTLRVAINCAGIGSAHRTAGRKGPFPLEDFTRVLGVNLIGTFNVIRLAAQAMSENDALTDPGVDTGDRGVIVNTASVAAFDGQIGQAAYSASKGGIVGMTLPIARDLASIGIRVCTIAPGLFHTPLFATLPQEHIDSLGAQVPHPSRLGDPTEYAALAAHIVENPMLNGETIRLDGAIRMAPK, encoded by the coding sequence GTGGACGTCGACGGTGTCGTCGCGCTGGTGACCGGAGGAGCGTCCGGCCTGGGTCGGGCGACCGTGGAGAAGCTGCACGCGAAGGGCGCGTCGGTGGTGATCGTGGACCTGCCGTCCTCGGCGGGGGCCGACGTCGCGGCCGGGCTCGGGGAGCGGGCGGTGTTCTCGCCCGCCGACGTGACCGACCCGGAGCAGGTCACGCAGGCGATCGACGCCGCCGCGGGCCTCGGCACGCTGCGCGTCGCGATCAACTGCGCGGGGATCGGCAGCGCCCACCGCACCGCGGGGCGCAAGGGCCCGTTCCCGCTCGAGGACTTCACGCGGGTCCTGGGCGTCAACCTGATCGGCACGTTCAACGTCATCCGGCTCGCCGCGCAGGCGATGAGCGAGAACGACGCGCTCACCGACCCGGGCGTGGACACCGGTGACCGCGGGGTCATCGTCAACACGGCGTCCGTGGCCGCCTTCGACGGCCAGATCGGGCAGGCCGCCTACTCGGCCTCGAAGGGCGGCATCGTCGGGATGACGCTGCCGATCGCCCGGGACCTCGCGTCGATCGGCATCCGCGTCTGCACGATCGCCCCGGGCCTGTTCCACACCCCGCTGTTCGCGACCCTGCCCCAGGAGCACATCGACTCCCTGGGCGCCCAGGTCCCCCACCCGTCGCGCCTCGGCGACCCGACGGAGTACGCGGCCCTCGCCGCCCACATCGTCGAGAACCCGATGCTCAACGGCGAGACGATCCGGCTCGACGGCGCCATCCGCATGGCCCCGAAGTAG
- the rpsM gene encoding 30S ribosomal protein S13, with product MARISGVDLPREKRMEIALTYIFGIGRSRSKEILRETGIDPDLRSKDLSDSDAAAIRSFIEQNLRVEGDLRREVQADIRRKVEIGSYQGLRHRRNLPVHGQRTKTNARSRKGPKKTVAGKKKATRK from the coding sequence ATGGCACGCATTTCCGGCGTCGATCTGCCCCGCGAGAAGCGGATGGAGATCGCGCTGACCTACATCTTCGGGATCGGCCGCAGCCGGTCCAAGGAGATCCTCCGGGAGACGGGCATCGACCCCGACCTGCGGAGCAAGGACCTGAGCGACTCGGACGCCGCGGCGATCCGTTCGTTCATCGAGCAGAACCTCCGGGTCGAGGGTGACCTGCGGCGCGAGGTCCAGGCGGACATCCGGCGCAAGGTCGAGATCGGCAGCTACCAGGGCCTCCGCCACCGGCGCAACCTCCCGGTCCACGGCCAGCGGACGAAGACCAACGCCCGCTCGCGCAAGGGCCCGAAGAAGACCGTCGCCGGCAAGAAGAAGGCCACCCGCAAGTAG
- the rpsD gene encoding 30S ribosomal protein S4, producing MARYTGPITRKSRRLKVDLVGGDKSFERRPYPPGQHGRIRIKESEYLMQIQEKQKVRFTYGVLEKQMRKYFEEANRREGKTGDEFLRLLESRLDSVVYRAGLARTRRAARQLVGHGHFLVNGQKVDVPSYRVTQFDIIDVRDKSRNMLPFVDAKESFGDRPVPGWLQVVPETLRIFVHQLPERSQIDTPVSEQLIVEFYSK from the coding sequence ATGGCTCGCTACACCGGCCCGATCACCCGTAAGTCCCGTCGCCTCAAGGTCGACCTCGTGGGCGGCGACAAGTCGTTCGAGCGTCGTCCGTACCCGCCGGGGCAGCACGGTCGGATTCGCATCAAGGAATCCGAGTACCTCATGCAGATCCAGGAGAAGCAGAAGGTCCGCTTCACCTACGGGGTCCTCGAGAAGCAGATGCGCAAGTACTTCGAGGAGGCGAACCGTCGCGAGGGCAAGACCGGCGATGAGTTCCTGCGCCTGCTCGAGTCGCGTCTCGACTCGGTCGTCTACCGCGCCGGCCTGGCCCGGACGCGGCGCGCCGCCCGCCAGCTCGTGGGTCACGGTCACTTCCTGGTCAACGGCCAGAAGGTGGACGTCCCCAGCTACCGGGTGACGCAGTTCGACATCATCGACGTCCGCGACAAGTCGCGGAACATGCTGCCCTTCGTGGACGCGAAGGAGTCGTTCGGTGACCGCCCGGTCCCCGGCTGGCTCCAGGTCGTCCCGGAGACGCTGCGCATCTTCGTCCACCAGCTGCCCGAGCGGTCGCAGATCGACACGCCCGTCTCCGAGCAGCTGATCGTCGAGTTCTACTCCAAGTAG
- the infA gene encoding translation initiation factor IF-1: MAKKDGAIEVEGRVVEPLPNAMFRVELENGHKVLAHISGKMRQHYIRILPEDKVVVELSPYDLSRGRIVYRYK; the protein is encoded by the coding sequence ATGGCGAAGAAGGACGGCGCCATCGAGGTCGAGGGCAGGGTCGTCGAGCCCCTGCCCAACGCGATGTTCCGGGTCGAGCTCGAGAACGGGCACAAGGTCCTGGCGCACATCAGCGGCAAGATGCGACAGCACTACATCCGAATCCTCCCCGAGGACAAGGTCGTGGTCGAGCTCTCGCCGTACGACCTGTCGCGCGGTCGCATCGTCTACCGCTACAAGTAA